In Microbulbifer celer, a single window of DNA contains:
- the queG gene encoding tRNA epoxyqueuosine(34) reductase QueG — protein sequence MPSEPSPTIDPALLTELAAQIRVWGRELGFQQVGITDCHLEQHGERLQQWLDAGYNGDMEWMGAHGEKRWRPELLEEGTLRVISVRLDYLPPDTEPVKILKSPDKAYVSRYANGRDYHKLIRKRLAQLAQQVDRFCAERDIASSGRAFTDSAPVMERALAEKAGLGWIGKNCMVINSQAGSWFFLGEIYTNLPLPVDKSTETNQCGECTACLKVCPTDAFVGAHTLDARRCISYLTIENKGPIPLEFREPIGNRVFGCDDCQIICPWNKFAKPTAEQDFHPRHGLDSGELVDLFQWTEKEFLKKTEGSAIRRIGFERWQRNLAVALGNADATPEVIAVLEGALETATPLVAEHIEWALERLRSGRRRKRKIKRA from the coding sequence ATGCCCTCCGAACCCTCCCCGACTATCGATCCCGCCCTGCTCACCGAGCTGGCCGCACAGATCCGCGTGTGGGGACGGGAGCTGGGTTTCCAACAGGTGGGGATTACCGACTGCCATCTGGAACAGCACGGCGAGCGCCTGCAGCAGTGGCTGGATGCGGGCTATAACGGCGATATGGAGTGGATGGGTGCTCACGGGGAAAAGCGCTGGCGACCGGAGCTGTTGGAAGAAGGTACCCTGCGGGTAATCAGCGTCCGCCTGGACTATCTTCCGCCGGACACCGAGCCGGTCAAAATCCTCAAAAGCCCGGACAAGGCCTACGTCTCCCGCTACGCCAACGGCCGCGATTACCACAAGCTGATCCGCAAACGGCTGGCGCAACTGGCACAGCAGGTCGACCGTTTCTGCGCCGAGCGCGACATCGCATCCAGCGGCCGCGCGTTTACTGACAGTGCACCGGTGATGGAGCGGGCACTGGCGGAAAAGGCGGGGCTGGGCTGGATCGGCAAGAACTGCATGGTCATCAACAGCCAGGCCGGCAGCTGGTTTTTCCTCGGTGAGATCTACACCAACCTGCCACTGCCTGTGGATAAAAGTACCGAGACCAATCAATGTGGCGAGTGCACCGCCTGCCTGAAGGTGTGCCCCACAGATGCGTTTGTGGGGGCCCACACCTTGGATGCCCGCCGCTGTATTTCCTATCTCACCATTGAGAACAAGGGTCCGATCCCGCTGGAGTTCCGCGAGCCCATAGGCAACCGGGTGTTCGGTTGCGACGATTGCCAGATCATCTGCCCCTGGAACAAGTTTGCCAAGCCCACAGCGGAGCAGGACTTTCACCCGCGGCATGGGCTGGACAGTGGCGAGCTGGTGGATCTGTTTCAGTGGACGGAGAAGGAGTTTCTGAAAAAGACCGAGGGTTCGGCGATACGCCGGATCGGGTTTGAGCGCTGGCAACGGAATCTGGCGGTTGCGCTGGGGAATGCCGACGCGACGCCTGAGGTCATTGCCGTTCTGGAGGGTGCCCTGGAGACGGCCACGCCGCTGGTGGCGGAGCATATTGAGTGGGCGCTGGAGCGGTTGCGCAGTGGGCGGCGGCGGAAGCGGAAGATCAAACGGGCTTGA
- the orn gene encoding oligoribonuclease: MDQNNLIWIDLEMTGLDPEKERIIEIATVVTDARLNVLAEGPVMAIHQSDTLLNAMDDWNTEQHGGSGLVARVRESQISEHQAERETIEFLQQWVPEGASPMCGNSIGQDRRFLVKYMPLLEQYFHYRNLDVSSVKELARRWRPDVLEGVKKTSSHLALDDIHDSINELKHYREHFFRMG, encoded by the coding sequence GTGGATCAGAATAATCTGATCTGGATCGATCTGGAAATGACCGGCCTCGATCCCGAGAAAGAGCGCATCATCGAGATTGCGACGGTGGTGACGGATGCGCGCCTGAATGTGCTGGCGGAGGGGCCGGTGATGGCGATCCACCAGAGCGATACGCTGCTGAATGCGATGGATGACTGGAATACGGAGCAGCACGGTGGTTCCGGTCTGGTGGCGCGGGTGAGGGAGTCGCAGATCTCCGAGCACCAGGCGGAGCGGGAGACGATCGAGTTCCTGCAGCAGTGGGTGCCGGAGGGGGCGTCGCCGATGTGTGGCAATTCCATCGGTCAGGATCGTCGTTTTCTGGTGAAGTACATGCCGTTGCTGGAGCAGTATTTCCACTATCGCAATCTGGACGTAAGCTCCGTCAAGGAACTGGCGCGCCGCTGGCGGCCGGATGTGCTGGAAGGGGTGAAAAAGACTTCATCGCATCTGGCGCTGGATGATATTCACGATTCCATCAATGAGCTGAAGCACTATCGGGAGCACTTTTTCCGGATGGGCTGA
- the rsgA gene encoding small ribosomal subunit biogenesis GTPase RsgA encodes MSKRKLNRRQQWRIAKIQQEREARARKKEQTLSQAEEEGDLGAEQTGLVIANYGTQVLVESEAQNQAQNQDGSELRQRCHVRSNIDTLVTGDRVAWRPATGESTGGLGVVGARLQRHSELQRPDRYGDMKTVAANIDRILIVIAPYPEPFANAIDRYLVAAETTGIQPLLLLNKIDLIDDTNRAHLEELLRPYPDLGYPVLQLSTKTGEGLEQLLDTLAQGTSVFVGQSGVGKSSLINGLLPGTDARIGELSEATGKGTHTTTAAELFHLPSGGDLIDSPGIREFGLWHMSEQELIEGFAEFRPFIGHCRFRDCRHQSEPGCAIQEALERGDISQRRMDSYLHVRNSLENE; translated from the coding sequence ATGAGCAAACGCAAACTCAACCGCCGCCAGCAATGGCGCATCGCCAAGATCCAGCAGGAGCGGGAAGCCCGCGCGCGCAAGAAAGAACAGACCCTGAGCCAGGCCGAGGAAGAAGGCGACCTCGGCGCGGAACAGACCGGGCTGGTAATCGCCAACTACGGCACCCAGGTGCTCGTGGAGAGCGAGGCCCAGAACCAGGCCCAGAATCAGGACGGAAGCGAGCTGCGACAGCGCTGCCATGTGCGCTCCAATATCGACACCCTGGTCACCGGCGACAGGGTAGCCTGGCGCCCCGCCACCGGCGAATCTACCGGCGGCCTCGGCGTGGTGGGTGCGCGGCTGCAGAGACACTCCGAACTGCAGCGCCCGGACCGCTACGGCGATATGAAAACCGTGGCCGCGAATATCGACCGCATCCTGATCGTCATCGCCCCCTACCCCGAACCCTTCGCCAACGCCATCGACCGCTATCTGGTGGCCGCGGAGACCACTGGTATCCAGCCGCTGTTACTGCTGAACAAAATCGACCTGATCGACGACACTAATCGCGCACATCTCGAAGAACTGCTGCGCCCCTACCCCGATCTAGGCTACCCGGTACTGCAGTTATCCACCAAAACCGGCGAAGGACTGGAACAGCTGCTCGACACCCTGGCCCAGGGCACCAGCGTATTTGTCGGCCAGTCCGGGGTGGGTAAATCCTCCCTGATCAACGGCCTGCTGCCCGGCACCGACGCCCGCATCGGCGAGCTGTCCGAAGCCACCGGCAAAGGTACCCACACCACCACCGCCGCGGAACTGTTTCATCTGCCCAGTGGCGGCGATCTGATAGACTCCCCGGGCATCCGCGAGTTCGGCCTCTGGCACATGAGCGAACAGGAGCTGATCGAAGGCTTCGCCGAATTTCGCCCATTTATCGGCCACTGCCGCTTCCGCGACTGTCGCCACCAGAGCGAACCCGGTTGCGCGATTCAGGAAGCACTGGAACGCGGCGACATCAGCCAACGACGTATGGACAGCTACCTGCACGTACGCAACAGCCTGGAAAATGAATAG
- a CDS encoding sulfurtransferase, whose product MEVSDIPLILEPEQLAPLLEHEEVRVVDLSSPQNYLAGHIPGALGLPFQALLAGTPPAPGKLPSIERLTQIFRAIGLTPDTHIVACDDEGGGWAGRLLWTLEVIGHKKYSYLNGGMHAWKGAGLPLSTDDVSVTPSDIEITIAADAPMIDADQIQQRLDSHDLQIWDARSPGEYSGEKALAMKGGHIPGAINCDWTQLMDPQRDLRIRTDAREFLAKLGIDGNKQIATHCQSHHRSAFTWLVGKSLGFPIVAYPGSWSEWGNLPDTPVEN is encoded by the coding sequence ATGGAAGTGAGTGATATCCCCCTGATTCTGGAACCGGAACAACTGGCACCACTGCTGGAACACGAAGAGGTCCGCGTCGTCGACCTCAGCAGCCCGCAGAACTACCTCGCCGGCCACATCCCCGGCGCCCTCGGCCTGCCGTTCCAGGCCCTGCTCGCGGGCACCCCGCCGGCGCCGGGCAAACTGCCGTCGATCGAACGTCTGACCCAGATCTTCCGCGCCATCGGCCTCACCCCCGACACCCACATCGTCGCCTGCGACGACGAAGGCGGCGGCTGGGCCGGACGCCTGCTGTGGACCCTGGAAGTCATCGGCCACAAAAAATACAGCTACCTGAACGGCGGCATGCACGCCTGGAAAGGCGCCGGCCTGCCGCTGTCAACCGACGACGTCAGCGTCACCCCCAGCGACATCGAAATCACCATCGCAGCCGACGCGCCAATGATCGACGCGGATCAGATCCAGCAGCGGCTGGACAGCCACGATCTGCAAATCTGGGACGCCCGCTCCCCCGGCGAATACAGCGGCGAAAAAGCCCTGGCCATGAAAGGCGGCCACATCCCCGGCGCGATCAACTGCGACTGGACCCAATTGATGGATCCACAGCGCGACCTGCGCATCCGCACCGATGCCAGAGAGTTTCTCGCAAAACTGGGTATCGACGGCAACAAACAAATCGCCACCCACTGCCAGAGCCACCACCGCTCCGCGTTTACTTGGCTGGTTGGCAAATCCCTCGGATTTCCGATTGTGGCCTATCCGGGCTCCTGGAGTGAGTGGGGTAACCTGCCGGATACGCCGGTGGAAAACTAA
- the asd gene encoding archaetidylserine decarboxylase (Phosphatidylserine decarboxylase is synthesized as a single chain precursor. Generation of the pyruvoyl active site from a Ser is coupled to cleavage of a Gly-Ser bond between the larger (beta) and smaller (alpha chains). It is an integral membrane protein.) translates to MHPKLFIFLQYITPQHLLSRVAGWLAETRIGGIKNPFTKWFVEKYKVDMREAQEEDYTAYTCFNDFFTRALKDDARPIVEGENTIAGCADGAISQLGEIHNGRIFQAKGQDYSLLELVGGDPEIAAQFTGGKFATVYLSPKDYHRVHMPLDGVLQRMIYVPGDLFSVNTTTAAHVPRLFARNERLVCIFDTAAGPMAMILVGAMIVAAIETVWAGQVAPIKRQIRTTRYDEQKPIALKKGEEMGRFKLGSTVVLLFGADKVNWLEELAAETPVKMGEHFGDLI, encoded by the coding sequence ATGCACCCGAAACTGTTTATCTTCCTGCAATACATCACCCCCCAACACCTGCTCTCTCGCGTCGCGGGGTGGCTGGCAGAAACCCGTATTGGCGGCATCAAAAATCCATTCACCAAATGGTTTGTGGAAAAATACAAAGTCGACATGCGTGAAGCGCAGGAAGAAGATTACACCGCCTACACCTGCTTCAACGACTTCTTCACCCGCGCCTTAAAAGACGACGCCCGCCCCATCGTCGAAGGCGAAAACACCATCGCCGGCTGCGCCGACGGCGCCATCAGCCAACTGGGCGAAATCCACAACGGACGCATCTTCCAGGCCAAAGGCCAGGACTACAGCCTGCTCGAACTCGTCGGCGGCGATCCCGAAATCGCAGCGCAGTTTACCGGTGGCAAATTCGCCACCGTTTATCTATCACCCAAAGACTACCACCGCGTACACATGCCCTTAGATGGCGTACTGCAACGCATGATCTACGTCCCCGGCGACCTCTTCTCCGTCAACACCACCACCGCCGCCCACGTCCCGCGCCTGTTCGCCCGCAATGAACGCCTCGTGTGCATCTTCGACACCGCCGCCGGCCCTATGGCCATGATCCTCGTCGGTGCCATGATCGTCGCTGCCATCGAAACCGTGTGGGCCGGACAGGTCGCCCCCATCAAGCGCCAGATCCGCACCACCCGCTACGACGAACAGAAACCCATCGCCCTGAAAAAAGGCGAAGAAATGGGCCGTTTCAAACTCGGCTCTACCGTGGTGTTGCTGTTCGGTGCCGACAAGGTGAACTGGCTCGAAGAGCTTGCCGCAGAAACACCGGTGAAAATGGGTGAGCATTTTGGGGATCTGATTTAA
- a CDS encoding MFS transporter, which produces MPAVPIFIRNNPKLAFFALVAVAASGFGQTFFIAIFGGALREEFQLSNSAYGASYSAATLLSAFVLLGAGTLVDRWPLKRVAIFGTVLLSAGCLTLALTQSAWMLLPGFFLLRFAGQGFMTHMGMTTAGRYFTADRGKVIALAALGFPIAEALLPTSGSLLIPISGWRSVWIIAVVILLLLVLPTLLWLAGDAGREVKSAATESTDNDRDFTRAQVLRDRGFYCLLPAALMTPFVVTAILFHQGAIAEGRGWSLSVLAGAFGGYAAGHWLALLFAGSLVDRFGAQRSLPLALIPMVAALLLLAFVEQTWVPYAYLSLIGIAQAGTGTAGSALWPERYGSSHLGAIRAVSQSAMVLSTAASPLLAGFLLDRGWSVTDLSLLLVLTVSVSSLLTLSAGRTSYQRTEVVMK; this is translated from the coding sequence ATGCCCGCAGTTCCCATATTTATCCGCAACAACCCCAAACTCGCCTTCTTCGCACTGGTGGCGGTCGCCGCCTCCGGTTTCGGGCAGACATTTTTTATCGCCATTTTCGGCGGCGCCCTGCGGGAGGAATTCCAGTTGAGTAACAGCGCCTACGGCGCCAGTTACAGTGCCGCCACCCTGCTGTCCGCATTTGTATTACTCGGTGCCGGCACCCTGGTGGATCGTTGGCCGTTAAAACGCGTGGCCATATTCGGCACCGTCTTGTTGAGTGCGGGCTGCCTGACACTGGCACTGACACAGAGCGCGTGGATGTTACTGCCCGGATTTTTTCTGCTGCGCTTTGCCGGCCAGGGCTTTATGACCCATATGGGCATGACCACCGCGGGGCGCTACTTTACCGCCGATCGCGGCAAGGTGATTGCGCTCGCCGCGCTGGGCTTCCCCATCGCCGAAGCACTGTTACCCACCAGCGGCTCGCTGTTGATTCCGATCAGTGGCTGGCGCAGCGTGTGGATTATTGCCGTGGTGATACTGCTGCTACTGGTGCTGCCCACGCTGCTGTGGCTCGCGGGTGATGCAGGAAGGGAAGTCAAAAGCGCAGCGACAGAATCAACAGATAACGACCGCGATTTCACCCGCGCACAAGTGCTCAGAGACCGTGGCTTTTACTGTCTGTTGCCCGCTGCACTGATGACCCCATTTGTGGTGACGGCAATTCTGTTTCACCAGGGCGCTATTGCCGAGGGGCGGGGCTGGTCGTTGTCGGTGCTCGCCGGTGCATTTGGCGGTTACGCCGCAGGCCATTGGCTGGCACTGCTGTTTGCCGGCAGCCTCGTGGATCGCTTTGGCGCTCAGCGCAGCCTGCCGCTGGCATTGATCCCCATGGTCGCAGCGCTGTTGCTATTGGCTTTTGTCGAGCAGACGTGGGTGCCCTATGCGTATCTGAGCCTGATCGGCATCGCCCAGGCGGGCACCGGTACCGCCGGCAGTGCCTTGTGGCCCGAGCGATACGGTAGTAGCCACCTCGGCGCTATTCGCGCGGTTTCTCAATCGGCCATGGTACTTTCCACCGCAGCATCCCCGCTGCTGGCAGGATTTCTGCTGGATCGAGGCTGGTCGGTTACCGATCTGTCGCTGTTGCTGGTTTTGACCGTATCGGTCTCCAGTCTGCTCACCCTGTCAGCAGGGCGTACAAGTTATCAGCGCACCGAAGTGGTAATGAAATAA
- a CDS encoding HD-GYP domain-containing protein, with amino-acid sequence MAIQQAKVFVEDLQRGMFVSRLDRPWTRTPFALQGFYIRDMEEIRQLQKYCRYVYVDVIKTVGDVGVKLRKLTRAASEQAAAAPVGRSSRRVPVVIDCKPVQIRHATYAAPAPARGEAAKARHLHERIIRGMHEVMVQVRSDRPLPTAAVGQVVTSMVDSILRSPDAFSWLARVREKDEHTYSHSIRAAIWAVVFGRHIGLQRTQLMQLGMATLLKDVGKLYLTDELLKASKREPREELEYRRFVDYSVKVLSSDSNIDQQVLTIVQCHKEQHDGSGYPRGLRGGQIPVLARLCGIVTFYDEATNPRGAEFPLSPSKAVAELYGLRDSAFQGQLVVEFIQSIGLYPTGTQVELSTGEVAVVLEQTYQKRLKPKVMLVTDADKKLLAKPRVFDMAADDARKQKLVDKGKKSLHDAGFITIAKDLDPGRYPGIDVAAVRDQYLFQRRIPAFLARFIPQSQP; translated from the coding sequence GTGGCAATCCAACAAGCGAAGGTATTCGTTGAAGACCTGCAGCGGGGCATGTTTGTGTCCCGCCTGGACCGCCCGTGGACGCGTACTCCCTTCGCTTTGCAGGGCTTCTATATCCGCGACATGGAAGAGATCCGCCAGCTGCAGAAATACTGCCGCTATGTCTATGTGGACGTGATCAAGACGGTCGGGGATGTGGGGGTCAAACTGCGCAAACTGACCCGCGCGGCCAGCGAGCAGGCCGCAGCGGCGCCAGTCGGACGCAGCAGTCGGCGTGTACCGGTGGTGATTGACTGCAAGCCGGTACAGATCCGTCACGCCACCTACGCGGCTCCGGCTCCTGCCCGCGGTGAAGCGGCGAAAGCGCGTCACCTCCACGAGCGTATTATTCGCGGCATGCACGAGGTGATGGTGCAGGTGCGCAGTGATCGTCCACTGCCAACCGCCGCGGTCGGCCAGGTTGTGACCAGCATGGTTGACAGTATCCTGCGCAGCCCGGATGCATTTTCCTGGCTCGCGCGGGTGCGGGAGAAAGACGAGCATACCTACAGTCATTCGATCCGTGCTGCGATCTGGGCGGTCGTCTTCGGGCGGCATATTGGACTGCAACGAACGCAGCTGATGCAGCTTGGTATGGCTACCCTGCTGAAGGATGTGGGAAAACTGTATCTGACGGACGAGCTACTGAAAGCCAGTAAACGCGAGCCCCGTGAAGAACTGGAATACCGGCGGTTTGTGGATTACAGCGTAAAGGTATTGTCGTCGGATTCGAATATTGATCAGCAGGTGCTGACCATCGTCCAGTGCCACAAAGAACAGCACGACGGCAGTGGTTACCCACGCGGATTACGCGGCGGGCAGATTCCCGTGTTGGCACGCTTGTGTGGGATTGTGACTTTCTATGATGAGGCCACCAATCCTCGCGGTGCCGAATTTCCACTGTCGCCGTCGAAGGCCGTTGCCGAGCTGTATGGATTGCGGGACTCCGCTTTTCAGGGGCAGCTGGTGGTGGAGTTTATCCAGTCTATCGGGCTTTACCCTACCGGGACGCAGGTGGAGCTTTCCACCGGAGAGGTGGCCGTGGTGCTGGAGCAGACCTATCAGAAGCGTTTGAAACCAAAAGTGATGCTGGTTACGGATGCGGATAAAAAGTTGCTCGCAAAGCCCCGCGTATTCGATATGGCCGCAGACGATGCGCGTAAACAGAAGCTGGTAGATAAAGGGAAAAAGTCCCTGCACGATGCCGGTTTTATCACCATCGCCAAAGATCTGGATCCCGGTCGGTATCCCGGTATTGATGTCGCTGCGGTGCGGGACCAGTACCTGTTTCAGCGGCGCATACCGGCATTTCTTGCCCGCTTTATTCCCCAATCCCAGCCCTGA
- the hemE gene encoding uroporphyrinogen decarboxylase, translating to MSESQFAPLKNDRFLHALQRQPVDRTPMWMMRQAGRYLPEYRATREKAGSFMDLCRNTELACEVTMQPLERFPLDAAILFSDILTIPDAMGLGLYFVQGEGPKFKKPVRTSADIAALEVVNTARDLSYVTDAVTAIRHELNGRVPLIGFSGSPWTLATYMIEGASSRDFARAKEMLYNRPEDMHQLLSVLADSVIDYLNAQIRAGAQVVQIFDTWGGALGHSAYREFSLQYMERIVQGLIKEHDGRPVPVILFTKGGGQWLEAMADTGATALGLDWTTDIAQARARVGDKVALQGNLDPAILLASPERIRQEVATCLAAFGQGSGHIFNLGHGVTPQVDPAHAGAMFEAVAELSPQYHP from the coding sequence ATGTCCGAATCCCAGTTCGCCCCGCTTAAAAACGACCGTTTCCTCCACGCCCTGCAGCGCCAGCCCGTCGACCGCACACCCATGTGGATGATGCGCCAGGCCGGCCGCTACCTGCCCGAATACCGCGCCACCCGTGAAAAAGCCGGCTCCTTTATGGACCTGTGCCGCAATACCGAACTGGCCTGCGAAGTCACCATGCAACCTCTGGAACGGTTCCCCCTGGATGCCGCCATCCTGTTCTCCGACATCCTCACCATCCCCGACGCCATGGGGCTCGGGCTGTATTTTGTGCAGGGAGAAGGCCCCAAATTCAAAAAGCCCGTGCGCACCAGTGCCGATATCGCAGCGCTGGAAGTCGTGAATACTGCCCGGGATCTCAGCTACGTCACCGACGCCGTCACCGCCATCCGCCACGAACTGAATGGTCGCGTGCCGCTGATCGGCTTTTCCGGCAGCCCCTGGACCCTGGCCACCTACATGATCGAAGGTGCCTCCAGCCGGGATTTTGCCCGCGCCAAGGAAATGCTCTACAACCGCCCCGAAGACATGCACCAGCTGCTGAGCGTGTTGGCGGATTCAGTAATCGATTACCTCAACGCCCAGATCCGCGCCGGTGCCCAAGTGGTACAGATATTCGATACCTGGGGTGGGGCGCTGGGTCACAGTGCCTACCGCGAATTTTCCCTGCAGTATATGGAGCGTATCGTGCAGGGGCTGATCAAGGAGCACGACGGCCGTCCGGTGCCGGTGATTCTGTTCACCAAAGGCGGCGGTCAGTGGCTGGAGGCCATGGCGGATACCGGTGCGACGGCGTTGGGGCTGGATTGGACCACGGATATCGCCCAGGCGCGCGCCCGCGTGGGTGACAAGGTGGCGCTGCAGGGCAATCTGGATCCGGCGATTTTGCTGGCGAGCCCCGAGCGTATCCGGCAAGAAGTGGCCACATGTCTGGCTGCGTTTGGCCAGGGCAGCGGCCATATTTTCAATCTTGGTCACGGCGTTACACCGCAGGTGGATCCCGCCCATGCCGGTGCAATGTTTGAAGCGGTTGCGGAACTGTCTCCTCAATATCATCCGTGA
- a CDS encoding FAD-dependent oxidoreductase — MSQRLNNDFQFIDVGRVDPAKKDIITRTNQFVEIYQPYTEKQVASQSHRCLDCGNPYCEWKCPVHNYIPNWLRLVSEGNLMEAAELCHQTNSLPEVCGRVCPQDRLCEGACTLNDGFGAVTIGNAEKYITDTAFALGWRPDLSHVTKTDKRVAVVGAGPAGLACADVLVRNGVQPVVFDKYPEIGGLLTFGIPEFKLEKSVMQQRRAIFTEMGVEFCLETEIGKDISFDQLMEDYDAVFLGMGTYNYMKGGFPGEDLPGVYDALPFLVANVNRNMGWEKRPEDFISVEGKRVVVLGGGDTAMDCNRTSIRQGAKRVTCAYRRDEENMPGSRREVANAKEEGVKFLFNRQPVEIVGDGKVEGVKVVTTQLGEPDENGRRRPEVVPGSEEIVPADVVLVAFGFRPSPAEWFGDHKIDTADWGGVVAPEEQEYKFQTSNEKIFAGGDMVRGSDLVVTAIWEGRQAAEGILDFLEV; from the coding sequence ATGTCACAGCGTCTGAACAACGATTTTCAGTTTATCGACGTGGGCCGAGTGGACCCCGCCAAGAAAGACATCATTACCCGCACCAACCAGTTTGTGGAGATCTACCAGCCGTACACCGAAAAGCAGGTGGCGAGCCAGTCTCACCGCTGCCTGGATTGCGGCAATCCCTACTGTGAGTGGAAGTGCCCGGTACACAACTACATCCCCAACTGGTTGCGCCTGGTCAGTGAGGGCAACCTGATGGAAGCGGCGGAGTTGTGTCACCAGACCAACTCCCTGCCGGAAGTCTGCGGCCGCGTGTGTCCACAGGATCGCTTGTGTGAAGGGGCCTGTACCCTGAACGACGGCTTCGGTGCGGTAACCATCGGCAATGCGGAAAAGTACATTACCGATACCGCCTTCGCCCTCGGCTGGCGTCCGGACCTGAGCCACGTCACCAAAACTGACAAGCGCGTCGCCGTGGTCGGTGCCGGCCCCGCAGGCCTCGCCTGTGCGGACGTGCTGGTGCGCAATGGCGTGCAGCCGGTGGTGTTTGACAAGTACCCGGAAATCGGTGGCCTGCTGACCTTCGGTATTCCCGAATTCAAGCTGGAAAAATCCGTGATGCAGCAGCGTCGTGCGATCTTTACCGAGATGGGTGTGGAATTCTGCCTGGAAACTGAGATCGGCAAGGACATCAGCTTCGATCAGCTGATGGAAGACTACGATGCGGTGTTCCTGGGGATGGGTACTTACAATTACATGAAGGGCGGTTTCCCCGGTGAAGACCTGCCCGGTGTTTACGATGCGTTGCCGTTTTTGGTGGCGAACGTGAACCGCAACATGGGTTGGGAGAAGCGCCCGGAAGATTTCATTTCTGTGGAAGGCAAGCGCGTTGTGGTACTCGGTGGTGGTGACACCGCGATGGATTGTAACCGTACGTCCATCCGTCAGGGTGCCAAGCGCGTGACCTGTGCTTACCGCCGCGATGAGGAAAACATGCCCGGTTCCCGCCGTGAGGTGGCGAATGCGAAGGAAGAGGGGGTTAAATTCCTGTTCAACCGTCAGCCGGTGGAGATCGTCGGTGATGGCAAGGTGGAAGGCGTGAAGGTGGTGACCACCCAGTTGGGTGAGCCGGATGAGAATGGTCGTCGTCGTCCGGAGGTGGTTCCGGGTTCCGAGGAAATTGTGCCGGCGGATGTGGTACTGGTGGCCTTCGGCTTCCGTCCGAGCCCTGCGGAGTGGTTCGGTGACCACAAGATCGATACTGCCGATTGGGGTGGCGTTGTGGCGCCGGAAGAGCAGGAATACAAGTTCCAGACTTCCAACGAAAAAATCTTTGCCGGTGGCGATATGGTGCGGGGTTCCGACCTTGTGGTGACTGCCATCTGGGAAGGGCGTCAGGCTGCTGAGGGTATTCTCGATTTCCTCGAAGTCTAA